CACTCATGGTCACCGGCTCCTTCCAGTTGTGCGGTGATGTGGTCGAGGACGGGGTCGAGAACGGCGATGCCGTCCTTCACGCCGCCGCGGGAGCCGGGCAGCGTCATGATGAACGAGCGGCGGACCACCCCGGCGACCGCACCGGACAGCAGTGCGGTCGGTACCCCGTTGTCCGCGCCCCGCCGCCACACCGCCGCCGGCAGGCCCGGCAGTTCGTGGGTCAGGTGGGGACGCACCGAGGCGACCGTCCGGTCACCGGGGCTGATACCGGTGCCGCCGGTGGTGAGCACGATCCGCGGCAGGTCCGCCGACTGCAGCAGGTCATCAAGGTAGGCGGGGATGTCGCTGTCAGCGACGATGACCGGGTCGGGAGTGTCGTAGCCGCGGCCGCGCAGCCAGTCGACGAGCAGTGGGCCGGTCCGGTCGGTGTACTCCCCCGCGGCGGCCCGGGTCGAGGCGACGACGACGAGTGCGGTGGTCATCGGAGGTCCCCCGCCGCGTCGGCACGCACGTCCCACGAGCCGGACTTGCCGCCG
This is a stretch of genomic DNA from Corynebacterium nuruki S6-4. It encodes these proteins:
- a CDS encoding MogA/MoaB family molybdenum cofactor biosynthesis protein — its product is MTTALVVVASTRAAAGEYTDRTGPLLVDWLRGRGYDTPDPVIVADSDIPAYLDDLLQSADLPRIVLTTGGTGISPGDRTVASVRPHLTHELPGLPAAVWRRGADNGVPTALLSGAVAGVVRRSFIMTLPGSRGGVKDGIAVLDPVLDHITAQLEGAGDHE